A single genomic interval of Hafnia alvei harbors:
- a CDS encoding DUF1097 domain-containing protein: MNVLVAIAITTGILSGIWGWVAVSLGLLSWAGFLGCTAYFACPQGGLKGFGISLCTLLSGVFWAEVIIYGGALRPEWTILGYVLTGIVAFLMCIQAQQRWLAFVPGTFIGACATFAANGDWKMVVPSLLVGLVFGYAMKNSGLWLAARKQRQADRQKVETQTEPASPEVH, translated from the coding sequence ATGAATGTTTTGGTTGCTATTGCCATCACCACCGGCATCCTTTCTGGCATTTGGGGCTGGGTTGCCGTGAGCCTTGGCCTGCTAAGCTGGGCGGGTTTTCTCGGTTGTACTGCCTATTTCGCCTGTCCGCAGGGCGGCTTGAAAGGTTTTGGCATCAGCCTGTGCACGCTGCTCAGCGGTGTATTCTGGGCCGAAGTGATCATTTATGGTGGGGCTCTACGACCAGAGTGGACGATCCTAGGCTACGTACTGACCGGGATCGTGGCTTTTCTGATGTGTATTCAGGCGCAGCAACGCTGGCTAGCGTTCGTACCCGGTACCTTTATCGGCGCGTGCGCAACCTTCGCTGCAAACGGCGATTGGAAGATGGTGGTTCCTTCGCTGTTAGTCGGCTTAGTCTTTGGCTACGCGATGAAAAACAGCGGATTGTGGCTGGCGGCACGTAAGCAACGTCAGGCAGATCGGCAAAAAGTGGAAACACAGACAGAGCCGGCAAGCCCAGAAGTTCATTAA
- a CDS encoding zinc-binding dehydrogenase: protein MDTKAAAIYGKNDVRIREFTLPKISPDELLVKVISDSVCLSTYKAALLGSEHKRVPNDIEQHPAITGHECAGIIVEVGDNLNGKYQIGDKFVLQPAMGLPSGYSAGYSYEYFGGNATYMIIPKVAIDLGCVLPYSGDYFAVASLAEPMCCIIGAFHANFHTTPYVYEHRMGIVAGGNLALLACAGPMGLGAIDYAIHGPVKPGRIVVTDIDEARLARAKALLPPSLALQQGIELIYLNVADCLDPQARLMDISSGRGYDDVFVFAAVEPVVEMAGRVLAEDGCLNFFAGPTNSAFTVPLNFYDVHYNGTHVVGTSGGSTDDMVEALALSSSGVLDPSYMVTHIGGLDAVPKTVLELPHIPGGKKLIYNHISLPLTAIDDFNKRGETEPLFAELAKRVQPTHGVWNAQAEAYLLAYFNAEAM from the coding sequence ATGGATACCAAGGCTGCCGCTATTTATGGCAAAAATGATGTCAGAATTCGGGAATTTACCCTTCCTAAAATAAGCCCAGACGAACTGTTAGTTAAAGTTATTTCGGATAGCGTTTGTTTATCAACGTATAAAGCCGCATTGTTAGGGAGTGAGCATAAACGCGTACCTAATGATATAGAACAACATCCAGCCATTACGGGGCATGAATGTGCAGGGATTATTGTTGAGGTAGGCGATAATTTAAATGGAAAATATCAAATTGGGGATAAATTTGTTTTGCAACCAGCTATGGGGCTGCCGAGTGGATATTCCGCTGGCTATAGCTACGAATACTTCGGCGGCAATGCAACCTATATGATTATTCCAAAAGTTGCCATCGATCTCGGGTGCGTTCTGCCTTATTCCGGTGATTATTTTGCCGTGGCATCGCTGGCTGAACCGATGTGCTGCATTATTGGTGCATTTCACGCTAATTTTCATACCACACCCTATGTTTATGAGCACCGGATGGGGATCGTCGCCGGTGGAAATTTAGCGCTGCTCGCTTGTGCGGGGCCAATGGGGTTGGGCGCTATCGATTATGCGATCCACGGGCCTGTAAAACCGGGGCGTATCGTCGTGACCGATATTGATGAGGCGCGATTGGCGAGAGCAAAAGCATTGTTACCGCCTTCCTTGGCACTGCAACAGGGAATCGAACTTATTTACCTTAACGTGGCGGATTGTCTTGATCCTCAGGCAAGGCTGATGGATATCAGCTCAGGTCGTGGCTATGACGATGTATTTGTTTTTGCCGCCGTTGAGCCGGTGGTGGAAATGGCGGGTCGTGTGCTGGCTGAAGATGGTTGCTTGAACTTTTTTGCAGGGCCAACCAATTCGGCTTTTACTGTGCCTCTGAATTTTTATGATGTGCATTACAACGGCACTCACGTGGTTGGCACATCGGGTGGCTCTACCGACGATATGGTTGAGGCCTTAGCCCTCTCATCATCAGGAGTGCTGGATCCTTCTTATATGGTCACCCATATCGGTGGTTTAGATGCGGTTCCTAAGACCGTGTTGGAATTGCCGCATATACCGGGTGGTAAGAAACTGATCTATAACCATATTTCATTGCCTTTAACCGCCATTGATGATTTTAACAAGCGGGGAGAAACCGAGCCGCTGTTTGCGGAATTGGCGAAACGTGTACAGCCAACTCATGGCGTATGGAACGCTCAGGCTGAAGCTTATTTGCTCGCATACTTCAACGCTGAAGCGATGTGA
- the menF gene encoding isochorismate synthase MenF, with protein sequence MVHLSVLVERIIPLLRQAAAEQSGLVRIALPCSLKDGTQMLEWLASQPLFPQFYWRHRDGAEEAAVCGAVRTFTDAEQAQKFVQENGCPELRIWGLNAFGQVEWDGYGTINSLLFLPRIALMRHAGKAELVVYLYGESSLDQDLELALRDLAALCAIQPLPTLHTDVLAAHHQPDHDAWCDLLNNALAEIERKAFEKVVLARRTTLKLSLPLRAAQFLAASRAVNHRCYHFMLALAPERAFLGSSPERLYRRQSLSLETEALAGTVASGNSDAQAQENAQWLMSDRKNQHENLLVVDDICQRLQGGAQALDVMPAEVIRLRKVQHLRRPIHATLMQSNDADCLRRLQPTAAVAGLPREPARQFIMQDEPFDRGWYAGSAGYLAQDQAEFAVALRSALIEHDYIHLYAGAGIVAGSDPEQEWLEIENKAAGLRTLLESDISL encoded by the coding sequence GTGGTTCATCTTTCCGTCCTGGTAGAACGCATCATTCCTTTGTTACGCCAAGCCGCTGCCGAGCAATCGGGGCTGGTACGTATTGCGCTGCCTTGCAGTTTGAAAGATGGAACACAAATGTTGGAGTGGTTGGCGTCGCAGCCGCTGTTTCCACAATTTTACTGGCGACACCGCGATGGCGCAGAAGAAGCCGCGGTGTGTGGTGCGGTGCGCACGTTTACCGACGCCGAGCAGGCGCAGAAATTTGTTCAAGAAAATGGCTGTCCTGAGCTCCGCATTTGGGGGCTAAACGCGTTCGGTCAGGTGGAGTGGGATGGTTACGGCACGATTAACAGCCTGCTGTTTTTGCCGCGCATTGCGCTGATGCGTCATGCCGGTAAGGCTGAGCTGGTGGTGTACCTGTACGGTGAATCATCGCTGGATCAAGATCTGGAACTCGCGCTGCGTGATTTAGCGGCGCTGTGCGCTATTCAGCCATTGCCAACCTTACACACTGACGTTCTCGCCGCGCATCATCAGCCCGATCATGATGCTTGGTGTGATTTACTCAATAATGCGCTGGCTGAAATTGAGCGCAAAGCATTTGAAAAAGTGGTGCTGGCACGTCGTACCACGTTAAAACTTTCGCTACCGCTGCGTGCCGCACAATTTTTAGCGGCAAGCCGCGCCGTGAACCACCGTTGCTATCATTTCATGCTGGCGTTAGCGCCAGAGCGGGCGTTTTTAGGTTCATCGCCGGAAAGATTATATCGTCGCCAAAGCCTATCGCTGGAAACAGAAGCTTTGGCCGGCACCGTTGCCAGCGGCAATAGTGATGCGCAAGCGCAAGAAAATGCGCAGTGGCTGATGTCAGATCGAAAAAACCAGCATGAAAACTTATTGGTGGTGGATGATATTTGTCAGCGTTTGCAGGGCGGGGCGCAAGCTCTCGATGTGATGCCTGCTGAAGTCATCCGTTTGCGTAAGGTCCAGCATTTGCGTCGGCCAATCCATGCCACGCTGATGCAGTCTAACGATGCTGATTGCCTACGCCGTTTGCAGCCGACCGCAGCGGTGGCAGGATTACCGCGTGAACCCGCGCGCCAATTTATCATGCAGGATGAGCCTTTTGACCGTGGCTGGTATGCGGGCTCGGCAGGCTATTTGGCACAGGATCAGGCTGAGTTTGCCGTGGCATTGCGATCGGCGTTAATTGAACATGATTATATTCATCTTTATGCCGGAGCGGGCATCGTGGCGGGTTCAGATCCCGAGCAAGAGTGGTTAGAGATTGAAAACAAAGCAGCGGGTTTGAGAACGCTGCTGGAAAGCGATATTTCGCTGTAA
- a CDS encoding PTS sugar transporter subunit IIA, with protein sequence MSGLISFFPENAFHVVDSVDDWRHAIDIVTAPLTASHRIEARYCTAIKTATQELGPYYVLGAGVAMPHARPEEGVIDTALSMVLVRGGVDFGTGTEKVTILICLAAKDADSHIYAIQALCEILSDGEVINEINNACDALALQEIIKRY encoded by the coding sequence ATGTCTGGTCTTATTTCTTTTTTTCCTGAGAATGCGTTTCACGTTGTTGATTCTGTTGATGATTGGCGTCATGCCATTGATATCGTTACCGCTCCCTTAACGGCAAGCCATAGGATTGAAGCTAGATACTGCACGGCGATTAAAACGGCCACTCAAGAATTAGGTCCCTATTATGTATTAGGCGCCGGCGTGGCAATGCCTCATGCAAGACCAGAAGAGGGCGTTATTGATACGGCACTTTCGATGGTTTTAGTGAGAGGTGGCGTAGATTTTGGCACAGGGACAGAAAAGGTCACTATATTAATTTGTTTGGCCGCTAAAGATGCAGACTCGCATATATATGCTATCCAGGCATTATGCGAAATATTAAGCGATGGTGAGGTTATCAATGAAATAAACAATGCGTGCGATGCATTGGCATTACAGGAAATAATAAAAAGATATTAA
- a CDS encoding PTS mannitol transporter subunit IICB: protein MTERSLRARVQYFGGFLTAMVIPNIGAFIAWGFITALFIPTGWVPNVHFGAMVDPMITYLLPLLIGYTGGQLIGGKRGGVMGAIGTMGVIIGASIPMFIGAMVLGPLGGWIIREFDKRIEGRIPAGFEMVVNNFSLGILGMILALLAYEIIGPAVMYANNVVKSGIEALVSTGFLPLLSVINEPAKVLFLNNAIDQGVYYPLGMQDTAKTGKSIYFMVASNPGPGLGMLLAFALFGKGMSKRSAPGAMIIHFLGGIHELYFPYVLMKPLMILAMIGGGMCGIFVFDLMNAGLVAGPSPGSIFAYLALTPRGGFMATCAGVLAGTVASFLIASLILKLERKVEEDEDFTVSQQVLQQMKQEGKAGEHVSAPAADNTIHFIAFACDAGMGSSAMGATTFRKRIEKAGLDIIVKHFSIENVPPDADLVVVHSSLEDRAKMIVKQPLLVIKNYLGDVKLDRLLDDLTHSKRDISPLLQPE, encoded by the coding sequence ATGACTGAAAGATCTCTGCGCGCCAGAGTGCAATACTTTGGTGGGTTTTTAACTGCAATGGTAATCCCCAATATTGGTGCTTTTATTGCCTGGGGATTTATTACTGCGCTATTTATTCCAACAGGATGGGTGCCCAATGTGCATTTTGGTGCAATGGTTGACCCGATGATCACCTATTTATTGCCATTACTTATTGGCTATACCGGTGGGCAATTGATCGGTGGCAAACGTGGTGGCGTTATGGGTGCCATCGGTACCATGGGGGTTATTATTGGCGCGAGTATCCCAATGTTTATTGGCGCAATGGTATTAGGCCCGTTGGGTGGCTGGATTATTCGTGAATTTGATAAACGCATTGAAGGAAGGATCCCCGCTGGATTTGAGATGGTAGTGAATAACTTCTCACTGGGGATCTTGGGGATGATCCTCGCACTGCTGGCGTATGAGATTATTGGCCCAGCGGTAATGTACGCCAACAACGTGGTTAAGTCTGGGATTGAAGCCTTGGTATCAACCGGTTTTTTACCTTTACTGTCGGTAATTAATGAGCCAGCTAAGGTACTCTTCCTTAATAATGCTATCGACCAGGGCGTGTATTATCCGCTTGGTATGCAAGATACCGCGAAAACCGGTAAATCTATTTATTTTATGGTGGCATCTAATCCCGGTCCCGGTTTAGGCATGTTGTTGGCGTTTGCACTATTTGGCAAAGGGATGAGTAAACGTTCTGCGCCTGGCGCTATGATTATTCATTTTCTCGGCGGAATTCATGAACTCTATTTTCCCTATGTCTTAATGAAACCATTGATGATTTTGGCCATGATTGGTGGAGGAATGTGTGGGATTTTTGTTTTTGATTTAATGAATGCGGGTTTGGTTGCGGGGCCTAGTCCGGGGTCAATCTTTGCGTATCTTGCTTTGACTCCACGCGGTGGGTTTATGGCTACCTGTGCCGGGGTATTAGCTGGAACCGTCGCTTCATTTTTAATTGCTTCACTGATCTTAAAACTAGAGCGCAAGGTTGAAGAAGATGAAGACTTCACCGTTTCGCAGCAGGTATTGCAACAAATGAAGCAAGAGGGTAAAGCAGGCGAGCATGTATCAGCGCCAGCTGCCGATAATACTATTCATTTTATTGCATTTGCTTGCGATGCGGGAATGGGCTCAAGTGCCATGGGGGCAACGACCTTCCGTAAGCGAATTGAAAAAGCAGGACTGGATATTATTGTTAAACATTTCTCGATAGAAAATGTTCCGCCAGATGCTGATTTGGTGGTGGTACATAGCAGCCTTGAAGATCGTGCAAAAATGATCGTGAAACAGCCACTGTTGGTGATTAAAAACTATTTAGGTGACGTTAAGCTTGATCGGTTACTGGATGATTTGACTCATTCGAAACGCGATATTTCGCCTTTATTACAACCAGAATAA